One Deltaproteobacteria bacterium HGW-Deltaproteobacteria-4 DNA segment encodes these proteins:
- a CDS encoding type I citrate synthase, producing the protein MSTLKESLKQKIEAHRPRTTRLVKEFGKVIIDQVNIDQCIGGARDIRSLVTDISYLDPQEGIRFRGKNIPETFAALPKAAGSTYPTVESFWFFLLTGDVPTDAQVAEVVAEWKVRQVVPQYVFDAIRALPRDSHPMVMLSVAMLTLQKDSKFAGFYNSGKFNKMTAWESVYEDASDICARIPIIAAFIYNLKYRNDKQIAIDPKLDMGANFAHMIGQSEEYKDVARMYFILHSDHESGNVSAHTTHLVHSALSDPYYAYSAGLNGLAGPLHGLANQEVLDWTLKFQEKYCKGVEPTKELIKDALWDTLNAGQVIPGYGHAVLRKTDPRYMAQREFCLNTPGLKDDALFKVVAMIFEVAPGVLTEHGKTKNPWPNVDAQSGVIQMYYGLTEYDFYTVLFGVGRALGCMANITWDRGLGYAIERPKSVTTDMLEKWAAAGGRDLG; encoded by the coding sequence ATGTCGACGTTGAAGGAATCGCTAAAGCAGAAGATTGAAGCGCACCGTCCGCGTACCACCCGTCTCGTCAAGGAATTCGGTAAGGTTATCATCGACCAGGTCAACATTGACCAGTGTATTGGTGGCGCCCGTGACATTCGCAGCCTCGTCACCGACATCTCCTACCTGGACCCCCAGGAAGGGATCCGTTTCCGTGGCAAGAATATCCCTGAGACCTTTGCCGCCCTCCCCAAAGCTGCAGGTTCGACTTATCCGACTGTTGAGTCCTTCTGGTTCTTCCTGTTGACCGGCGATGTCCCGACCGACGCTCAGGTGGCCGAAGTTGTTGCCGAGTGGAAAGTCCGTCAGGTCGTCCCCCAGTATGTCTTCGATGCCATCCGCGCCCTGCCCCGTGACAGCCATCCGATGGTCATGCTTTCGGTTGCCATGCTCACCCTGCAGAAAGACTCCAAATTTGCCGGTTTCTATAACTCCGGTAAATTCAACAAGATGACCGCTTGGGAATCTGTCTACGAAGATGCCAGTGATATTTGTGCTCGTATCCCGATCATTGCCGCTTTCATCTACAACCTCAAGTACCGTAATGACAAGCAGATTGCAATCGATCCGAAGCTCGACATGGGCGCCAATTTCGCTCACATGATCGGTCAGAGCGAGGAGTATAAGGATGTTGCTCGTATGTACTTCATCCTTCACTCTGACCATGAGTCCGGTAACGTTTCTGCTCATACCACTCACCTGGTTCATTCGGCTCTGTCCGACCCCTACTATGCCTACTCCGCGGGCCTCAACGGCCTGGCCGGCCCGTTGCATGGATTGGCCAACCAGGAAGTTCTCGACTGGACCCTCAAGTTCCAGGAGAAGTACTGCAAAGGCGTCGAGCCGACCAAAGAACTCATCAAAGACGCGCTGTGGGACACCCTCAACGCCGGTCAGGTTATCCCCGGTTATGGCCACGCTGTTCTGCGTAAGACCGATCCGCGCTACATGGCGCAGCGCGAGTTCTGCCTGAACACCCCGGGTCTCAAGGATGACGCTCTCTTCAAAGTCGTCGCCATGATCTTTGAAGTTGCTCCTGGCGTCCTCACCGAGCACGGCAAGACCAAGAACCCCTGGCCGAACGTCGATGCACAGTCTGGCGTTATCCAGATGTACTATGGTCTCACCGAATATGACTTTTACACCGTCCTCTTCGGTGTCGGTCGCGCCCTCGGCTGCATGGCCAACATCACCTGGGACCGCGGTCTTGGTTATGCCATCGAGCGTCCGAAGTCGGTCACTACCGATATGCTGGAGAAGTGGGCTGCTGCTGGTGGTCGCGATCTCGGCTAA
- a CDS encoding phosphatase: MPQYIDLHLHSTSSDGLYAPEEVMQMAKAIGLSAVALADHDNIDGIDAAMVAGSALGLEVLTAVELSTQWGDYQDIHLLGYGFDHHHPELLEALAGFRDFRERRNEHIVERVNEKLQGEGRTLLDLSTVQEKAGGTIGRPHIAMALLDAGHVQNKEEAFERYLVPCNVEKHFFPIEDAIALIHRAGGAAVLAHPPYITPDRRTLEGLVKTFTKLGLDGIEAYNNGADNDMIDWTISLARRNGLVVTGGSDFHGADGEVLTLGGHRGNLKVPVKYLDEVNAAIYRRQQEV; the protein is encoded by the coding sequence ATGCCGCAATATATTGATTTACATTTGCACAGTACTTCTTCGGATGGACTTTATGCGCCGGAAGAGGTCATGCAGATGGCCAAAGCAATTGGTCTTTCGGCGGTGGCACTGGCTGACCACGACAACATTGATGGAATAGATGCCGCCATGGTGGCAGGTTCGGCCCTTGGCCTTGAAGTCCTGACCGCTGTTGAACTTTCGACACAGTGGGGTGATTACCAGGACATTCACCTTCTCGGTTATGGCTTTGATCACCACCATCCCGAATTACTTGAAGCTTTGGCAGGCTTTCGGGACTTTCGAGAGCGCCGCAATGAACATATCGTCGAGCGCGTCAATGAAAAGCTGCAGGGGGAAGGGCGTACACTGCTCGATCTGTCGACAGTGCAGGAGAAAGCCGGGGGGACGATCGGTCGGCCGCATATTGCCATGGCGCTTCTTGATGCCGGACATGTGCAGAATAAAGAGGAAGCTTTTGAGCGATATCTGGTGCCGTGCAATGTCGAGAAGCATTTCTTCCCGATCGAAGATGCTATTGCCTTGATTCACCGGGCCGGCGGCGCGGCAGTTCTGGCGCATCCTCCGTATATTACTCCGGATCGCCGTACCCTTGAAGGTCTGGTCAAGACCTTTACAAAGCTGGGCCTTGACGGTATCGAGGCTTACAATAACGGTGCAGACAATGACATGATCGATTGGACTATCTCTCTGGCGCGGCGCAATGGCCTGGTCGTCACCGGTGGTTCTGACTTCCATGGTGCTGACGGTGAAGTTTTGACCCTGGGTGGGCATCGCGGCAACCTCAAAGTTCCCGTTAAGTATCTCGATGAAGTCAACGCTGCCATTTATCGCCGGCAGCAGGAGGTTTAA
- the queD gene encoding 6-carboxytetrahydropterin synthase QueD: MYRLTIQTSFAAAHNLLQYQGDCENLHGHNWKVDVTVAARDLDKSGLGIDFKILKAETRRLLETLDHKYLNDLPMFKGVSPSSENIARYLFEELSRILNNANVTVSLVNVWESDFACASYSLE, translated from the coding sequence ATGTATCGCCTGACCATTCAAACCTCCTTTGCTGCTGCCCACAACCTTTTGCAATATCAAGGCGATTGTGAAAATTTACATGGCCATAACTGGAAGGTCGATGTGACGGTCGCTGCCCGTGATCTCGACAAATCGGGGCTCGGTATCGACTTCAAGATCCTCAAGGCCGAGACCCGCCGCCTTCTCGAAACTCTCGACCATAAATATCTCAACGACCTGCCGATGTTCAAAGGGGTGAGCCCCTCGTCGGAAAATATCGCCCGTTATCTCTTTGAGGAACTCAGTCGCATTCTCAATAACGCGAACGTCACCGTGTCGCTGGTCAATGTCTGGGAATCTGATTTTGCCTGCGCGAGTTACTCCCTTGAGTAG
- a CDS encoding bifunctional 23S rRNA (guanine(2069)-N(7))-methyltransferase RlmK/23S rRNA (guanine(2445)-N(2))-methyltransferase RlmL, with the protein MLPLQSFFATAPLGVEPLLAEELRSLGAISLRETRAGVYFSGTLELAYRVCLWSRLASRVFLPLAEYAATTPQELYEGARNIPWSEHLDSGATFAVDATITSSEITHSRFAALKIKDAIVDVLREERGFRPDVDVEKPDLRLNLYLRRDRAIVSLDLSGESLHKRGYRHETVLAPLKENLAAAILLRAGWAKIAADGGSLIDPMCGSGTFVIEAALIAADIAPGLYREDFGFKRWRGHDDALWRPLLAEARQRREVGMTRLPLLYGFDSAVGAIRSARINADAAGFGGKLRFERRNVEELVRSPGSTAGLVVVNPPYGERLGEKNQLAPLYGALGARLRSEFIGWKAAIFTGNPDLARAMEIRPVKQNTLFNGALECRLLHFQIENEYFYGAATRPPGEEKPLSAGAEMFANRLRKNLKSLGKWARSQGIECYRLYDADMPEYAVAVDMYGTAVHVQEYEAPKTIDEEQARLRLVEILAALPGALQVSRDKIALKVRKRQKGATQYEKFGAEGRMLEVREGSARLLVNLTDYLDTGLFLDHRDTRQLIHELAPGKEFLNLFCYTGACTVQAALGGARRSVSVDMSSTYIKWAERNFVLNGMSTSTHELVQADCLTWVKEARRKFDLIFLDPPTFSNSKSMRASFDVQRDYVPLLRSTSRLLNPGGVLIFSNNNRRFKMDANALPELEIVDITAKTIPRDFARNPRIHNCWQITRKI; encoded by the coding sequence ATGCTTCCGTTGCAATCGTTCTTTGCTACCGCCCCCCTCGGGGTTGAGCCCCTCCTGGCTGAAGAGTTACGTTCTCTCGGCGCGATTTCTTTGCGTGAAACCCGAGCAGGGGTCTACTTTAGCGGCACACTCGAACTCGCATATCGCGTCTGCCTCTGGTCGCGTCTGGCGAGCAGGGTTTTTTTGCCCTTGGCGGAATACGCAGCCACTACGCCGCAAGAGCTTTATGAAGGCGCGAGAAATATCCCCTGGAGCGAACATCTCGATAGCGGTGCCACCTTTGCCGTCGATGCCACGATCACTTCCTCTGAAATCACCCATTCCCGCTTTGCCGCACTCAAGATCAAGGATGCCATCGTCGATGTGCTGCGCGAAGAGCGGGGTTTTCGCCCTGACGTCGATGTCGAGAAGCCGGATCTGCGCCTCAACCTGTATCTGCGCCGGGACCGGGCAATTGTTTCTCTCGATCTTTCCGGCGAGAGTCTGCACAAACGCGGCTATCGTCACGAGACCGTCCTTGCCCCCCTTAAAGAAAATCTGGCGGCAGCGATTCTCCTGCGTGCCGGTTGGGCAAAGATTGCGGCTGATGGCGGCTCGCTGATCGATCCAATGTGCGGTTCAGGAACCTTTGTTATCGAAGCGGCATTGATTGCGGCTGATATCGCACCGGGACTGTACCGGGAGGATTTCGGCTTCAAGCGTTGGCGTGGTCATGATGATGCCCTTTGGCGTCCGTTGCTGGCTGAAGCCCGACAACGTCGCGAAGTCGGCATGACCCGTCTGCCCCTCCTTTACGGATTTGACAGTGCTGTCGGAGCGATCAGGTCAGCGCGCATCAATGCCGATGCCGCCGGGTTTGGCGGCAAGTTACGTTTTGAGCGTCGGAATGTTGAGGAGTTGGTTCGTAGTCCCGGGAGCACAGCCGGACTGGTGGTCGTCAACCCCCCTTACGGTGAACGACTCGGAGAGAAGAATCAACTCGCGCCCCTGTATGGCGCTCTTGGTGCCCGGTTGCGCAGTGAGTTTATCGGCTGGAAGGCGGCGATCTTTACCGGTAATCCTGATTTGGCGCGGGCGATGGAGATCCGGCCGGTCAAGCAGAATACCCTTTTCAATGGCGCCCTGGAGTGCCGTCTTCTCCACTTTCAGATCGAAAACGAATATTTTTATGGTGCCGCCACCCGTCCTCCCGGTGAAGAAAAGCCCCTTTCTGCCGGAGCGGAGATGTTTGCCAATCGATTGCGCAAGAATTTAAAGAGTCTCGGCAAATGGGCGCGGAGTCAGGGGATTGAGTGTTATCGCCTTTATGATGCCGATATGCCCGAATATGCCGTAGCGGTCGACATGTACGGCACGGCCGTACATGTGCAGGAGTACGAAGCACCGAAGACGATCGATGAGGAGCAGGCGCGCTTGCGGCTGGTTGAAATTCTGGCGGCTCTGCCCGGGGCTTTACAGGTTTCCAGAGACAAGATTGCGCTGAAGGTGCGGAAGAGACAGAAGGGGGCGACACAGTACGAAAAGTTTGGTGCCGAAGGCCGGATGCTGGAAGTGCGGGAAGGGTCCGCGCGTCTGCTGGTGAATCTCACTGACTATCTCGACACCGGGCTCTTTCTCGATCATCGCGATACCCGGCAGCTGATTCATGAACTAGCACCGGGCAAAGAGTTTCTCAACCTGTTCTGTTATACCGGCGCCTGCACCGTCCAGGCAGCTCTCGGTGGTGCGAGGAGATCGGTCAGTGTCGATATGTCATCGACTTACATCAAGTGGGCCGAGCGTAATTTTGTTCTCAACGGCATGAGTACCAGCACCCATGAATTGGTACAGGCCGACTGCCTGACCTGGGTGAAAGAAGCGCGGCGTAAATTCGATTTGATCTTCCTTGATCCGCCGACCTTTTCCAACTCCAAGTCGATGCGCGCAAGCTTTGATGTGCAGCGTGACTATGTCCCGTTACTGCGTTCTACCAGTCGATTGCTGAATCCCGGTGGTGTGCTGATCTTCTCCAATAACAACCGGCGCTTTAAAATGGATGCTAATGCTCTGCCCGAGCTGGAGATCGTCGATATCACCGCCAAAACGATCCCCCGCGACTTTGCCCGCAATCCGCGGATCCATAACTGCTGGCAAATTACCCGTAAAATCTGA
- a CDS encoding tRNA guanosine(34) transglycosylase Tgt, which translates to MFDFTLLATDTQTAARRGRLETPHGIIETPIFMPVGTHAAMKAMTPLQVEECGAQIILSNTYHLHLKPGEALVQKAGGLHQFMNWHKPILTDSGGFQVFSLPKKRITEDGVFFRHEVSGEEIFLGPKEAITIENALGADIIMAFDECIPYPATHDYAAKSIKKTLRWAETCLKSHKRSHDQALFGIVQGSVYEDLRRECALELAGLDLPGYAIGGVSVGEGLELLKKVVDYTAPFLPVNKPRYLMGVGLPEDILESVERGMDMFDCVIPTRYARSATLFTTRGKLRLTSRRFRRDFFPIDASCDCYCCKNFTRAYLHHLYNANEILSAILAAIHNVHFYLKMMEGARTAIEQGAFADYKADFLGRYLAAGTDRDDD; encoded by the coding sequence TTGTTTGATTTTACGCTTCTTGCTACCGATACACAGACCGCTGCCCGTCGTGGGCGTTTAGAGACCCCGCACGGCATTATCGAAACTCCGATCTTCATGCCGGTGGGGACGCATGCCGCAATGAAGGCGATGACTCCTTTGCAGGTCGAAGAGTGCGGCGCGCAGATTATCCTTTCCAACACCTATCACCTGCATCTGAAACCAGGGGAAGCTTTGGTGCAAAAAGCCGGAGGTCTGCACCAGTTTATGAACTGGCATAAGCCGATCCTCACGGATAGCGGCGGTTTTCAGGTCTTTTCCCTACCCAAAAAACGGATTACCGAGGATGGAGTCTTTTTCCGTCATGAAGTGAGCGGCGAGGAGATTTTTCTCGGGCCCAAAGAGGCGATCACGATTGAAAATGCTCTCGGCGCCGATATCATTATGGCCTTTGATGAATGTATCCCTTATCCGGCAACCCATGACTATGCTGCCAAGTCGATCAAAAAGACCTTGCGTTGGGCCGAAACTTGTCTGAAATCGCACAAACGTTCCCATGATCAAGCCCTGTTCGGCATTGTCCAAGGGAGTGTTTATGAAGATTTACGGCGGGAATGCGCGCTCGAACTGGCGGGGCTCGATCTCCCCGGTTACGCCATCGGCGGGGTTTCGGTCGGTGAAGGTCTCGAATTGCTGAAGAAGGTTGTCGATTACACCGCCCCCTTTCTGCCGGTCAATAAACCGCGCTATCTGATGGGGGTCGGGTTGCCGGAAGATATACTTGAAAGCGTTGAGCGCGGGATGGATATGTTCGACTGTGTTATCCCCACCCGCTATGCGCGCAGCGCCACTCTTTTCACAACCCGCGGCAAGTTGCGCTTGACCAGTCGGCGCTTCCGGCGCGATTTCTTCCCGATCGATGCCAGTTGTGACTGCTATTGCTGTAAGAACTTTACGCGTGCCTATCTGCATCATCTGTATAACGCCAATGAAATTCTTTCGGCGATCCTGGCGGCGATTCATAATGTCCATTTTTACCTGAAAATGATGGAAGGGGCCCGCACTGCCATCGAGCAGGGCGCCTTTGCAGATTATAAAGCTGATTTTTTGGGACGTTATCTTGCTGCAGGGACAGATCGGGATGACGATTAG
- a CDS encoding acyltransferase, whose amino-acid sequence MQTLTVGLIQQSCSYDRAANIEKSLGGIRSAAARGAKLIVLEELHTGPYFCQQEVIANFDTAETIPGPSTECFSSIAKELGVVLILSLFERRAPGLYHNTAVVIEQDGSIAGRYRKMHIPDDPGYYEKFYFTPGDLGFTPIQTSVGKLGVLVCWDQWYPEGARLMALAGADILIYPTAIGWDPQDAAVEQERQRDAWLTIQRSHAIANGLPLISVNRVGFEADSSHQTAGALFWGSSFVAGPQGEILVQGGQEDEEVLIAAIDFNRSEQVRRIWPFLRDRRIDAYGDLNKRYRD is encoded by the coding sequence ATGCAAACACTCACGGTCGGTTTAATTCAACAAAGCTGCTCCTATGACCGCGCAGCGAATATTGAAAAGAGTCTGGGCGGCATCCGCAGCGCGGCGGCCCGGGGTGCAAAACTCATTGTCCTGGAAGAACTTCATACCGGTCCCTACTTCTGTCAACAGGAAGTAATAGCGAACTTCGATACTGCAGAAACGATCCCGGGTCCCTCGACTGAGTGTTTCAGTTCTATCGCCAAAGAACTCGGAGTAGTACTCATCCTCAGCCTCTTTGAACGTCGCGCTCCCGGTCTTTACCACAACACCGCCGTGGTTATCGAACAGGACGGTTCTATCGCCGGGCGTTACCGCAAAATGCACATCCCCGATGATCCCGGCTATTACGAAAAGTTCTACTTCACCCCGGGCGACCTCGGTTTTACCCCTATCCAGACTTCAGTCGGCAAACTCGGCGTCCTGGTGTGCTGGGATCAATGGTATCCGGAAGGTGCACGTTTGATGGCGTTAGCCGGGGCCGATATCCTCATCTATCCAACGGCGATCGGCTGGGATCCGCAGGACGCTGCTGTTGAACAGGAACGCCAGCGCGACGCTTGGCTCACCATTCAACGTAGTCACGCGATCGCTAACGGTTTGCCGCTGATCAGCGTCAACCGCGTCGGCTTTGAAGCCGACTCTTCGCATCAGACCGCTGGCGCACTGTTCTGGGGGAGCAGCTTTGTCGCCGGCCCGCAGGGGGAGATCCTGGTGCAAGGAGGACAGGAGGACGAGGAGGTACTCATTGCCGCTATCGACTTCAACCGTTCCGAGCAAGTCCGCCGTATCTGGCCCTTTTTACGGGATCGCCGCATCGATGCTTATGGCGATCTCAACAAACGTTACCGGGACTGA
- a CDS encoding creatininase, with protein sequence MLIPEMTMTDFSAGLLRSRSVIVPFGSIEEHGSHLPLDTDTMQAWQVSLLAAQQRPVFVAAPIHYGVCRSTRQHPGTISISTTTLRALTIDICSSLYQHGLRNFILLTGHAGGTHTSTLIDAGEILLDTFPDLHIAVVTEYMLASRAGQGIIETEGDAHAGEIETSRILHSHPHLVQGRAPREFPAFPVGILTRDKQKYWPGGVIGDPGKATAAKGEKIEALVVAELCRLLDQLENSQ encoded by the coding sequence ATGTTGATCCCGGAAATGACCATGACTGACTTTTCTGCCGGCCTGCTAAGAAGCCGCAGTGTCATTGTCCCCTTCGGATCGATTGAAGAGCACGGCTCGCATCTTCCCCTTGATACCGATACCATGCAGGCCTGGCAGGTCTCTTTGCTGGCCGCACAACAGCGGCCGGTCTTTGTGGCAGCACCGATCCACTACGGTGTCTGCCGTTCGACCCGGCAGCATCCCGGCACCATCTCCATCTCTACCACCACCTTGCGTGCCCTGACGATTGACATCTGTTCCTCACTTTATCAGCATGGTTTACGTAACTTTATCCTGTTGACCGGCCACGCCGGCGGGACACATACATCGACCCTCATCGACGCCGGTGAGATCTTGCTCGATACTTTTCCAGATCTGCATATTGCCGTGGTGACGGAATATATGCTGGCGAGTCGGGCCGGGCAGGGGATTATTGAGACGGAAGGGGATGCTCACGCCGGTGAAATCGAGACCTCACGGATTTTGCACAGTCACCCTCATCTTGTTCAGGGGCGTGCACCTCGGGAGTTTCCTGCATTCCCTGTCGGTATCCTGACGCGGGACAAGCAGAAATATTGGCCAGGTGGGGTGATTGGCGATCCAGGCAAAGCGACAGCGGCAAAAGGGGAGAAGATTGAAGCTTTGGTGGTGGCAGAACTTTGCCGGCTCCTTGATCAACTGGAAAACAGTCAATGA
- a CDS encoding radical SAM protein, protein MSGNLILPARVTPLSSAMVVEVFSSIQGEGLHLGRRQIFIRLADCNLSCAYCDTEFFRASLFPSEIRPGCGFSTDRENPVPVYEIAELVAGWNRDLPGAHHSISITGGEPLCQADALAVWLPELRKILPIHLETNGTLPEDLVPLLGEIDFISMDFKLASVTGVPTPWEEHKRFLALAAQSPCQVKLVVGPQTSFDELLAAVRFIHEIAPDVPMILQPQTIERRVSLAAHQLLEMQALAAAIHHDIRVIPQVHHFLNAP, encoded by the coding sequence ATGTCTGGGAATCTGATTTTGCCTGCGCGAGTTACTCCCTTGAGTAGTGCCATGGTGGTTGAAGTCTTCTCCTCAATTCAGGGGGAAGGACTGCACCTCGGCCGCCGGCAGATCTTTATTCGTCTCGCTGACTGCAATCTGTCTTGTGCCTACTGTGACACGGAGTTTTTTCGCGCCTCCCTCTTCCCCAGTGAAATTCGCCCCGGTTGTGGTTTCTCGACCGATAGAGAAAATCCGGTGCCGGTCTATGAAATCGCCGAGCTTGTCGCCGGGTGGAATCGGGACCTCCCCGGCGCCCACCATTCGATCAGTATTACCGGCGGAGAACCCCTCTGCCAGGCCGATGCCCTCGCTGTCTGGCTACCGGAACTGCGCAAAATCCTGCCGATACATCTTGAAACCAATGGCACCCTCCCGGAGGACCTGGTTCCTTTGCTGGGCGAGATCGACTTCATCTCCATGGATTTCAAGCTCGCATCAGTGACGGGGGTGCCGACTCCATGGGAAGAGCATAAGCGTTTTCTCGCCCTGGCGGCGCAGTCCCCGTGTCAGGTCAAGCTGGTCGTTGGACCTCAGACGTCTTTTGATGAACTCCTTGCTGCTGTTCGTTTTATTCACGAGATCGCACCTGATGTGCCGATGATCCTGCAACCCCAGACGATCGAGCGTCGCGTCAGTCTCGCTGCCCATCAACTCCTGGAGATGCAGGCGTTAGCCGCTGCCATTCATCATGATATTCGCGTTATTCCGCAGGTTCACCACTTTCTCAATGCCCCTTGA
- a CDS encoding ABC transporter ATP-binding protein, giving the protein MLQLRKMTKNYAGRQIFNAIDWHIRPGDRIGLCGENGAGKTTLLKILAGLVSVDSGDVQVAKGLTFGYLPQDGLEHHGQGLFSEVQSALADLLAMEVEIKTLEERISVSHQEADLDRYAHLQEEFRHRGGYAMETEIAKVLRGLGFAESDWAKPCEQFSGGWQMRIALAKLLLQRPNLLLLDEPTNHLDLPARDWLEEYLKNYPFSVVLVSHDRFFLDQVVSKIVEVWNGKLTEYPGNYSRYVDERERRITALLEEKRRQDEEIEKTEAFISRFRYQANKASMVQSRIKQLEKIERIVVPPQRKRIAFRFPEPPKGGRVAIELHDVSQAYGERTIFADVELIVEKGERIALVGANGAGKSTLMRLLAGDEAPRCGERIEGHNLSLAYFAQDQAKVLTPERTVMEEILAAAPFDMVPRIRDILGTFLFSGDDVHKQVVVLSGGERNRLALAILLLRPANLLLLDEPTNHLDLASKEVLLDALRHYGGTLVFVSHDRYFVDSLATRVIEVNDGRTTSWLGNYEDFLRAKGLQGETEHSELRVEQLGSSCPAQVTGDDRDARLKAHAIRKETQRSEQKRLKEVAELETKIADGEEEVAALEALMADPDLYHDPARWKEISARHEVLKAEVNNLFDRWESLQVDA; this is encoded by the coding sequence ATGCTGCAATTACGAAAAATGACAAAAAATTACGCCGGTCGACAGATCTTTAATGCCATTGACTGGCATATCCGCCCCGGTGACCGTATCGGCCTGTGTGGTGAAAATGGTGCCGGGAAAACGACCCTGCTGAAGATCCTCGCCGGCCTTGTTTCGGTCGACAGCGGTGATGTTCAGGTCGCTAAGGGGCTGACCTTCGGTTATCTCCCCCAGGACGGTCTCGAACATCATGGTCAGGGCCTTTTCAGTGAAGTTCAGTCGGCCCTTGCTGATTTACTGGCGATGGAAGTTGAGATTAAGACCCTGGAGGAGCGCATTAGCGTTTCGCACCAGGAAGCAGATCTTGATCGCTACGCCCACTTGCAAGAGGAGTTTCGTCATCGCGGCGGCTATGCAATGGAGACCGAGATTGCCAAGGTTCTGCGCGGTCTCGGCTTTGCCGAGAGCGACTGGGCAAAACCCTGTGAGCAGTTTTCAGGCGGCTGGCAGATGCGGATTGCCCTCGCCAAGCTCCTGTTGCAGCGGCCGAATCTCCTCCTCCTTGACGAACCGACCAATCATCTCGACCTCCCGGCGCGGGACTGGCTGGAAGAGTACCTGAAGAACTATCCCTTCAGTGTCGTCCTCGTCTCCCACGATCGCTTCTTCCTGGATCAGGTTGTTTCCAAAATCGTTGAAGTCTGGAACGGCAAATTAACGGAATATCCCGGCAATTACAGCCGTTATGTTGACGAACGCGAGCGCCGCATCACCGCCCTTCTCGAAGAGAAACGTCGCCAGGACGAAGAGATCGAGAAGACTGAGGCCTTTATCAGCCGGTTCCGCTATCAGGCGAATAAAGCCTCGATGGTGCAGAGCCGCATCAAACAACTGGAGAAGATCGAACGGATTGTCGTGCCGCCGCAGCGCAAACGCATTGCCTTCCGTTTTCCCGAGCCCCCCAAGGGGGGACGGGTGGCCATCGAACTGCATGATGTTTCCCAAGCTTATGGCGAGCGGACCATCTTTGCCGATGTCGAACTGATTGTCGAGAAAGGGGAACGGATTGCGCTGGTCGGGGCGAACGGAGCAGGGAAATCGACGCTGATGCGTCTTCTGGCCGGTGATGAAGCACCCCGTTGTGGCGAGCGGATCGAAGGACACAATCTCTCGCTCGCCTACTTTGCCCAGGATCAGGCCAAGGTCCTCACCCCGGAACGGACAGTGATGGAAGAGATCCTTGCTGCCGCCCCCTTCGATATGGTGCCACGGATCCGTGATATCCTCGGCACTTTTCTCTTCTCCGGTGATGATGTCCACAAGCAGGTGGTAGTCCTTTCCGGCGGCGAGCGTAACCGTCTCGCCCTCGCTATCCTCCTGCTGCGGCCGGCGAATCTCCTCCTCCTTGACGAACCGACCAACCATCTCGATCTTGCTTCCAAAGAAGTGCTCCTTGATGCCCTCCGCCATTATGGTGGAACCTTGGTCTTCGTCTCCCATGATCGCTACTTCGTCGATTCTTTGGCGACACGGGTGATTGAGGTCAATGACGGCCGGACAACGTCCTGGCTCGGCAATTACGAAGATTTTCTCCGCGCCAAGGGATTGCAGGGGGAGACGGAGCATTCCGAACTGCGCGTCGAACAGCTGGGATCGTCCTGCCCGGCGCAAGTCACTGGCGATGATCGCGATGCCCGCTTAAAGGCACACGCCATCCGCAAGGAGACGCAGCGCAGCGAACAGAAGCGGCTGAAGGAAGTGGCGGAGCTGGAGACAAAGATTGCGGATGGGGAAGAAGAGGTGGCGGCTCTCGAAGCGCTGATGGCCGATCCGGATCTTTACCATGATCCTGCCCGCTGGAAAGAAATCTCGGCCCGGCATGAGGTGCTCAAGGCGGAGGTTAACAACCTTTTCGACCGTTGGGAAAGTTTACAGGTGGATGCATAG